One genomic region from Kamptonema formosum PCC 6407 encodes:
- the tadA gene encoding tRNA adenosine(34) deaminase TadA codes for MIDYKNVRPIYAPIYLTHCQWMSRAIKLAQEAGEAGEVPVGAAIVDSQGKLIAQGQNRRERDCDPTAHAEILALRGAGIALQNWHLNACTLYVTLEPCPMCAGAIVQARIGLLVYGVDDPKSGTIRTVGNIPDSDCSYHRLPVLGGIMESECREQLQSWFAKRRGQAKS; via the coding sequence ATGATCGACTACAAAAATGTGCGGCCTATCTACGCTCCTATTTACCTGACTCACTGCCAGTGGATGAGTAGAGCTATAAAGTTGGCACAGGAGGCGGGAGAGGCTGGGGAAGTACCTGTGGGTGCTGCGATCGTGGATAGTCAGGGCAAGTTGATTGCACAGGGACAAAATCGGCGAGAGCGAGATTGCGATCCTACAGCTCATGCTGAAATTTTAGCTCTGCGGGGGGCGGGTATTGCTCTACAAAATTGGCATCTCAATGCTTGTACGCTCTACGTTACTTTGGAGCCTTGTCCGATGTGCGCTGGGGCGATCGTACAAGCCCGAATCGGTCTCCTAGTCTATGGAGTGGACGATCCGAAATCTGGCACAATCAGGACTGTTGGTAATATCCCTGATAGCGACTGTTCCTATCACCGCTTGCCTGTACTTGGTGGGATTATGGAGTCTGAGTGCCGGGAACAGTTACAATCTTGGTTTGCAAAGCGTCGCGGCCAAGCCAAGAGCTAG
- a CDS encoding TerB family tellurite resistance protein produces MVRLGCDRRVLNRQLFKIMDTSLIGLEVVELLSRISGQRLRPQDVTPLVVFLTALISILRGVIIIDKTVAVEEEERLQKTLKAFVNAERDHLQLIQRILKGVAKQQVYFNPSELVTLTALFSDSEKLLLIAFGYEMSAADGDFDLREQMYLQSIGHRLGIDYRHTTVLDTVFAKEGTIDPDALAEVQSLLDPAEFEAHNPVFAKAAKHLASLLQSKGNS; encoded by the coding sequence ATGGTTAGATTAGGTTGCGATCGTCGGGTGCTAAATCGACAATTATTTAAAATTATGGACACTTCGCTGATTGGCTTAGAAGTTGTTGAGCTCTTGTCCCGGATCAGCGGACAGAGGCTCCGCCCACAAGATGTCACCCCTCTAGTAGTCTTTCTGACTGCTCTAATTTCTATTTTACGGGGAGTGATTATTATAGATAAAACGGTTGCTGTTGAAGAAGAAGAACGGCTCCAAAAGACTCTTAAAGCCTTTGTCAATGCAGAGCGCGATCATCTTCAACTGATCCAGCGCATTCTCAAGGGAGTCGCTAAACAACAGGTTTATTTCAACCCTAGTGAACTGGTAACGCTGACGGCTTTATTTTCAGACTCAGAAAAATTGTTGTTAATTGCCTTCGGCTATGAAATGTCAGCCGCCGATGGAGATTTCGACCTCCGAGAACAGATGTATTTGCAATCCATTGGCCATCGGCTCGGAATTGACTATCGCCACACAACAGTTCTTGATACTGTATTTGCAAAAGAAGGAACTATCGACCCCGATGCTTTGGCGGAGGTTCAAAGTTTACTCGACCCCGCTGAGTTTGAGGCTCACAATCCCGTATTCGCTAAAGCTGCAAAGCATTTGGCTTCTTTGTTGCAGTCTAAGGGTAATAGTTAA
- a CDS encoding lysophospholipid acyltransferase family protein, with amino-acid sequence MITFDSTNSSLETQMPAKATSINSHVSPWLAPLVYPLGRYLILPFYFRSIEVLGQEHIPREGPVILAPTHRSRWDSQMLPYSTGRYVTGRDLRFMVSVNEVKGLQGWFIRRLGGFPVDPKHPAIATLRHGVELLLDGQMFVIFPEGGIFQDNQVHPLKPGLARLAIQAESSHPGLDVKIVPMSIRYHPCIPRWGSRVKITIGSPLSAADYCTGAGKKDAQLLTADLETALKRIDRE; translated from the coding sequence ATGATTACTTTTGACTCCACTAATTCATCCCTAGAGACACAAATGCCTGCCAAGGCGACATCTATTAATTCTCACGTTTCTCCTTGGTTAGCCCCATTGGTTTATCCTTTGGGCCGCTACCTTATCCTGCCTTTTTATTTTCGTAGTATTGAGGTGCTTGGACAGGAACACATTCCCAGAGAAGGGCCTGTAATTTTGGCTCCTACTCACCGCTCTCGCTGGGATTCTCAGATGCTACCTTACTCTACTGGGCGATACGTTACGGGCAGAGATCTGCGATTTATGGTTTCAGTGAATGAGGTTAAAGGATTGCAAGGCTGGTTTATCAGGCGGTTGGGTGGGTTTCCAGTCGATCCCAAGCATCCGGCGATTGCGACTCTCCGTCATGGGGTAGAACTTCTTCTTGATGGGCAAATGTTTGTCATTTTTCCCGAAGGCGGCATTTTCCAAGATAATCAAGTTCACCCTCTCAAACCAGGATTGGCCCGTCTGGCGATTCAAGCAGAGTCGAGTCACCCAGGACTGGATGTTAAAATTGTACCTATGAGTATTCGCTACCATCCCTGCATTCCTCGCTGGGGTTCTCGTGTGAAAATTACGATCGGCTCTCCGCTGTCGGCGGCTGATTATTGCACTGGTGCAGGAAAAAAGGATGCACAATTGTTAACTGCTGATTTAGAAACGGCTCTCAAAAGGATCGATCGAGAGTGA